From the genome of Fusarium fujikuroi IMI 58289 draft genome, chromosome FFUJ_chr06:
ATCTAGGGGGCGCGAATGTGGCTTCTCCATATCGGCAATCTCGTGGCTGATGAAGGCGTTTTTCTCCCCTTTGTCAGCTCTCCATTCCCAAAGACACAGACCATTGCCCAATTAACACGAGCAGGGAAACGTATGTACTGCCAGCCATCCAATCTCAGAGAGCAAGAGAAGACATTTAGTCATGATATCTGTCCTTATCGAACACCCCGAAGACGTCCTTCTGCTCTATGAGACAGGTGCAGGCAAAGATTACCCAGAGGTATGGGGCCCTCGGCTTGCCGATATCTTTGCCAGAGGCGAGCATAGCGAAGACATGGAGCTCGACGCAGCTATCAAGAAGACTGGTCATGACATCAAAGACGTCAAGGGTGTCATCATTGGACATCTGCACTTGGATCATGCAGGTGGGCTCGAGTACTTCAGAGGTACTGACGTGCCTATTTACGTTCATGAGATTGAACTCAAAAATGCTTTTTACAGTGTGGTGACCAAGATAGACATTGGTAAGTATATCATCAAACATCCATCGCATCGAAGTAACCAGCTTCTGCAGGAGTCTATCTACCAACCTATCTCCAGTTTGACCTGAACTGGACTCCGCTCTACGGCGACAGTATCCTCATCGCACGCGGTATCACAGTGCACTTAAGCCCAGGCCATACCCCTGGACTCTGCATCATGCAGGTCAACTTGAAAGAAAGCGGTACCTGGATCTTTACCTCAGACCTGTACATTGTGCAGGAGAACTATGATAACCTTAGCACGCAGGGTTGGTTGACGAGAGACCACGCTGCTTGGTCTCAGTCTAATCAGCTGGTTCACATGTTGCAGAAGGCTCGGGGGGCGAAAGTCATTCTTGGGCATGATCGAGATGTTTTGATGCGTCATAAGCTTGCTCCGGAGTATTATGAGTAGATAGTAGTCATCTTTACTGGCCGACAATGACGTTTTTAGGCGCTGGAATATGGAGAGCCCTTGCTTTTATAGTTGTTCTCAATGGTCAGTACCGATTAATCGTCTCTGGCATTGCTTTTCTCTCGAATCTAGCTCTTCCTTGTTCTCTAGATATTCCAAGTCATACGCTCCGTCTATGTATCTG
Proteins encoded in this window:
- a CDS encoding related to Zn-dependent hydrolases, including glyoxylases encodes the protein MQPNYEVAPEGARMWLLHIGNLVADEGVFLPFGNVCTASHPISESKRRHLVMISVLIEHPEDVLLLYETGAGKDYPEVWGPRLADIFARGEHSEDMELDAAIKKTGHDIKDVKGVIIGHLHLDHAGGLEYFRGTDVPIYVHEIELKNAFYSVVTKIDIGVYLPTYLQFDLNWTPLYGDSILIARGITVHLSPGHTPGLCIMQVNLKESGTWIFTSDLYIVQENYDNLSTQGWLTRDHAAWSQSNQLVHMLQKARGAKVILGHDRDVLMRHKLAPEYYE